One genomic region from Haloprofundus salinisoli encodes:
- a CDS encoding cupin domain-containing protein: MYSRVNLADVDAYDADAADARVKPVGYHLRPAQMRPNVWTFERGESTPYHYQEEQEELYVVLEGRFELRIEDETLELDPDDYVVVEPEAKRRLTAVEGGTVLVVGAPNVKDDGVIIDEGQ; the protein is encoded by the coding sequence GTGTACTCACGAGTCAATCTCGCGGATGTCGACGCCTACGACGCGGATGCGGCCGACGCTCGCGTGAAACCGGTCGGCTACCACCTCCGACCCGCCCAGATGCGACCGAACGTCTGGACGTTCGAGCGAGGTGAGTCGACGCCGTATCACTACCAGGAGGAACAAGAGGAGCTGTACGTGGTTCTCGAGGGTCGATTCGAACTCCGAATCGAAGACGAGACGTTGGAGCTCGACCCCGACGACTACGTCGTCGTCGAACCGGAGGCCAAGCGGCGGTTGACCGCCGTCGAGGGCGGAACCGTGCTCGTCGTCGGCGCGCCGAACGTGAAGGACGACGGCGTGATCATCGACGAAGGGCAGTAG
- the gcvPB gene encoding aminomethyl-transferring glycine dehydrogenase subunit GcvPB, with protein sequence MIYDQARYVENGQYEPLLSEKGTSEVEVGGESSPLPDDLTRDSVELPDLSEPELARHYTRLSQMNWSIDSGPYPLGSCTMKYNPKFTEDVAADPKGAVHPDRSARSVQGTLELLCGLQEYLARIGGMDAVTLQPPAGAAGEFAGILVAKAYHEANGEDRNEVIIPASAHGTNFASAAMAGYDVVELSSAEDGRVDVEALEAAVGDDTAALMLTNPNTVGQFERDIEHIAETVHDAGGLLYYDGANLNALLGRARPGDMGFDIMHYNVHKTFATPHGGGGPGAGPVGVVDELAEYLPSPRVRERSSGSGYELFDPEQSVGKVHGFQGNWLVLVKAYAYIARLGDEGLLDASAKAVLNANYLGSQVEFDIPYGPFHHEFAATSGDKDAADVAKRMLDYGVHPPTTKWPEMVPEAMLTEPTEIETKKSLDDLAAAFNAAAGDDEETLADAPSRTTARRIDQVSAARNPRLSWRALDSDEK encoded by the coding sequence ATGATATACGACCAAGCCAGATACGTCGAGAACGGCCAGTACGAACCGCTACTGTCGGAGAAAGGCACGTCGGAGGTCGAAGTCGGCGGCGAGTCGTCGCCGCTTCCCGACGACCTGACGCGCGACTCTGTCGAGCTTCCGGACCTCTCGGAACCCGAACTGGCCCGGCACTACACGCGGCTCTCGCAGATGAACTGGAGCATCGACAGCGGGCCGTACCCGCTCGGCTCCTGTACGATGAAGTACAACCCCAAGTTCACCGAGGACGTCGCCGCCGACCCCAAGGGCGCGGTCCACCCCGACCGCTCCGCGAGGAGCGTACAGGGGACCCTCGAACTCCTCTGCGGTCTGCAGGAGTACCTCGCCAGAATCGGCGGGATGGACGCCGTCACGCTGCAACCGCCCGCCGGAGCGGCCGGCGAGTTCGCGGGCATCCTCGTGGCGAAGGCGTACCACGAGGCCAACGGCGAGGACAGAAACGAGGTCATCATCCCCGCCAGCGCCCACGGTACGAACTTCGCCAGCGCGGCGATGGCCGGCTACGACGTGGTCGAACTCTCCTCCGCCGAGGACGGCCGCGTCGACGTCGAGGCGCTGGAAGCCGCCGTCGGCGACGATACCGCGGCGCTGATGCTGACGAACCCCAACACGGTCGGCCAGTTCGAGCGCGACATCGAACACATCGCCGAGACGGTCCACGACGCGGGCGGGCTGCTGTACTACGACGGTGCGAACCTCAACGCGCTGCTCGGCCGCGCCCGTCCCGGCGACATGGGCTTCGACATCATGCACTATAACGTCCACAAGACGTTCGCCACGCCGCACGGCGGCGGCGGTCCGGGTGCGGGTCCGGTCGGCGTCGTCGACGAACTCGCCGAGTACCTGCCGTCGCCGCGCGTGCGCGAACGGTCGTCCGGATCCGGCTACGAACTGTTCGACCCCGAACAGTCGGTCGGGAAGGTCCACGGCTTCCAGGGCAACTGGCTCGTCCTCGTCAAGGCGTACGCCTACATCGCGCGTCTCGGCGACGAGGGACTGCTCGACGCGAGCGCCAAGGCCGTGCTGAACGCGAACTACCTCGGTTCGCAGGTGGAGTTCGACATCCCGTACGGTCCGTTCCACCACGAGTTCGCGGCCACCTCCGGCGACAAAGACGCCGCCGACGTCGCAAAGCGGATGCTCGACTACGGCGTCCACCCGCCGACGACGAAGTGGCCCGAGATGGTTCCGGAGGCGATGCTGACGGAGCCGACCGAGATAGAGACCAAGAAGTCGCTCGACGACCTCGCCGCGGCGTTCAACGCCGCCGCCGGCGACGACGAGGAGACGCTGGCGGACGCACCGTCGCGGACGACCGCCCGGCGCATCGACCAGGTAAGTGCCGCGCGCAATCCGCGGCTGTCGTGGCGAGCGCTCGACAGCGACGAGAAGTAA